A single window of Marinobacter sp. LA51 DNA harbors:
- a CDS encoding alpha/beta family hydrolase, whose translation MEALAQALEVNGISTVRFEFPYMQKRREDGRKRPPDRQPRLLEYFSEVVDQVRQELNDGCPVLVGGKSMGGRMASVLASNRSDIAGVVGFGYPFHPPGRLDKWRTDHFASLRCPMLVVQGTRDPFGKFEELDGYPETWDRVQVEWLEGGNHDFQPLARQQSSQSALIADAARQARTFVDKLGEA comes from the coding sequence ATGGAAGCGCTTGCGCAGGCGCTTGAAGTTAATGGCATTTCGACGGTGCGGTTCGAGTTTCCGTACATGCAGAAACGGCGAGAGGATGGCCGTAAGAGACCGCCCGACCGTCAGCCCCGGTTACTCGAGTATTTTTCTGAGGTGGTCGACCAGGTTCGGCAGGAATTGAATGATGGTTGCCCGGTGCTGGTCGGTGGCAAGTCCATGGGTGGCCGAATGGCGAGTGTGTTGGCCAGTAATCGGTCAGACATTGCTGGGGTGGTGGGGTTTGGTTACCCCTTCCATCCTCCCGGTCGACTGGACAAGTGGCGCACGGATCACTTTGCGTCGCTGCGCTGCCCCATGCTGGTTGTGCAGGGCACCCGGGACCCGTTTGGCAAGTTCGAGGAGCTGGATGGGTATCCTGAAACCTGGGACCGGGTGCAGGTTGAGTGGTTGGAAGGTGGTAATCACGATTTCCAGCCGCTTGCGCGTCAACAGAGCAGCCAGTCGGCCCTGATTGCCGATGCGGCCCGGCAGGCCCGAACCTTTGTAGACAAACTGGGCGAGGCTTAG
- the ccoN gene encoding cytochrome-c oxidase, cbb3-type subunit I has protein sequence MSTVNANLTYNYKVVRQFAIMTLVWGIAGMGMGVLIASQLVWPAMNLDMPWTHFGRLRPLHTNLVIFGFGGSALFATSYYVVQRTCQARLISDSLAAFTFWGWQAIMVAAIITLPQGLTSTKEYAELEWPIDIAIAVVWVSYALVFFGTVMKRSSPHIYVANWFYGGFIITVAILHIGNNLALPAGAFKSYSAYAGVTDAMMQWWWGHNAVGFFLTAGFLGMMYYFVPKQANRPIYSYRLSIVHFWALIATYVWAGGHHLHYSALPDWAQTAGMVMSLILLAPSWGGMINGMMTLSGAWHKLRTDPILRFLVVSLSFYGMSTFEGPMMAIKTVNALSHNTDWTIGHVHSGALGWVAMISIGAIYHLVPKLWGLPSMYSVGLINVHFWLATIGTVLYIVAMWVNGIMQGLMWRAVNEDGTLTYSFVESLEASYPGYFVRFIGGAIFLTGMLVMAYNTYMTVRQKDAVAQDNAVAQAA, from the coding sequence ATGAGCACAGTAAATGCAAACCTGACTTACAACTACAAGGTGGTGAGACAATTCGCCATCATGACGTTGGTCTGGGGCATTGCAGGCATGGGTATGGGCGTTCTGATCGCGTCCCAACTTGTCTGGCCAGCAATGAACCTGGACATGCCCTGGACGCACTTCGGTCGTCTCCGCCCACTTCACACGAATCTGGTCATCTTCGGATTCGGTGGTTCGGCGTTGTTTGCCACTTCCTACTATGTCGTCCAGAGGACTTGTCAGGCAAGGCTGATTTCGGACAGTCTGGCCGCATTTACCTTCTGGGGCTGGCAGGCGATTATGGTCGCCGCAATCATCACCCTTCCCCAGGGCCTTACCTCCACGAAGGAATACGCCGAACTTGAATGGCCGATCGATATCGCCATTGCGGTCGTCTGGGTTTCTTACGCGCTGGTCTTCTTCGGCACTGTGATGAAGCGCAGCAGCCCGCACATCTATGTGGCCAACTGGTTTTACGGTGGTTTTATCATTACCGTTGCCATTCTTCACATCGGTAACAACCTGGCGCTGCCGGCTGGAGCATTCAAGTCCTACTCCGCCTACGCTGGCGTGACCGACGCCATGATGCAATGGTGGTGGGGCCACAATGCGGTAGGCTTTTTCCTGACCGCCGGCTTCCTGGGCATGATGTACTACTTCGTTCCCAAGCAGGCCAATCGCCCGATCTACTCCTATCGTCTGTCGATCGTCCACTTCTGGGCTCTGATCGCAACTTACGTATGGGCTGGTGGCCACCACCTGCACTACTCGGCACTGCCCGACTGGGCCCAGACCGCAGGCATGGTTATGTCCCTGATTCTGCTGGCTCCGTCCTGGGGTGGCATGATCAACGGCATGATGACCCTGTCCGGCGCGTGGCACAAACTACGCACCGACCCAATTCTGCGCTTCCTGGTGGTGTCCCTGTCGTTCTACGGCATGTCCACGTTCGAAGGCCCGATGATGGCGATCAAGACAGTGAATGCGCTGTCGCACAACACTGACTGGACGATCGGCCACGTGCACTCCGGTGCCCTCGGCTGGGTAGCCATGATCAGTATCGGCGCCATCTATCACCTGGTTCCGAAGCTCTGGGGCCTGCCATCCATGTACAGCGTTGGCCTGATCAACGTGCACTTCTGGCTCGCAACCATCGGTACCGTACTGTACATCGTCGCGATGTGGGTCAACGGCATCATGCAGGGCCTGATGTGGCGTGCGGTCAACGAAGACGGCACCCTGACTTACAGCTTTGTTGAATCACTGGAAGCTTCCTATCCGGGTTACTTCGTTCGGTTCATCGGTGGCGCCATCTTCCTCACCGGTATGCTGGTGATGGCTTACAACACCTACATGACCGTTCGCCAGAAAGATGCGGTTGCCCAGGATAATGCTGTGGCTCAGGCGGCGTAA
- the ccoO gene encoding cytochrome-c oxidase, cbb3-type subunit II, which produces MKHEIVEKNLGLMIVLIILTISGGFLVEVVPLFFLKETNEPVEGLEPYSALELEGRDIYIREGCHVCHTQQIRPFRAETERYGHYSVAGEFVYDRPFLWGSKRTGPDLARVGGRYSDAWQRQHLYDPRSVVPESNMPAFPWLFEDRVDHTKTVDKMETLQTLGVPYTDEQIANAESQVEGKFEIEALVAYLQQLGTVISDKR; this is translated from the coding sequence ATGAAACACGAAATAGTTGAAAAGAACCTTGGTCTGATGATCGTCCTGATCATCCTGACCATCAGTGGCGGCTTTCTGGTTGAGGTGGTCCCCCTGTTCTTCCTCAAAGAGACCAACGAGCCGGTAGAGGGCCTTGAGCCCTACTCCGCTCTGGAACTGGAAGGCCGGGACATCTACATCCGCGAAGGGTGTCACGTCTGCCACACTCAGCAGATTCGTCCGTTCCGGGCCGAAACCGAGCGTTATGGCCACTACTCCGTGGCCGGTGAGTTCGTGTATGACCGTCCGTTCCTGTGGGGCTCCAAGCGTACCGGCCCTGACCTGGCCCGTGTTGGCGGCCGTTATTCAGATGCCTGGCAGCGCCAGCACCTGTATGACCCGCGCAGCGTTGTGCCTGAGTCCAACATGCCTGCTTTCCCGTGGCTGTTCGAAGATCGGGTAGATCACACCAAGACCGTAGACAAGATGGAAACTCTGCAGACCTTGGGTGTGCCTTACACCGACGAACAGATTGCGAACGCCGAGTCGCAAGTGGAAGGTAAATTTGAAATCGAGGCTCTGGTCGCGTACCTGCAACAGCTAGGTACTGTGATTTCAGACAAGCGGTGA
- a CDS encoding CcoQ/FixQ family Cbb3-type cytochrome c oxidase assembly chaperone translates to MDMNELRGIQTILVMIAFLGIVWWAYSAHRKKANDEAAHLPFDDDDVEKRTLEQEKTEKKQ, encoded by the coding sequence ATGGATATGAACGAGTTACGCGGTATCCAAACGATTCTGGTCATGATCGCATTCTTGGGCATTGTCTGGTGGGCCTACAGCGCTCACCGTAAAAAAGCCAATGATGAGGCAGCGCATCTGCCGTTCGATGACGACGATGTGGAAAAGCGTACTCTCGAACAGGAAAAAACGGAGAAGAAACAATGA
- the ccoP gene encoding cytochrome-c oxidase, cbb3-type subunit III, with product MSTFWSLWISVIVLGTIFGCVWLLWATRKSQTTDTETDRTTGHSFDGIEEYDNPLPKWWFYLFLATCVFALGYLVLYPGLGNFKGILGWTSVNQWEAEVADAEEKYGEIYAQFGNTPVVELANNDDALKIGQRLYANNCQVCHGSAARGQIGFPNLTDDDWLYGGTPEDILNTLHNGRMGAMPAKGVMPNMTGEQVDQVVNYVLSFSGREKDAEAAKAGEAVFAQGCAACHGADAKGNQAVGAPNLTDNIWLYGSTYEWIKETVVHGRQNQMPAQSGRLTEDQIQILAAYVYSLSN from the coding sequence ATGAGTACCTTTTGGAGCCTCTGGATCAGCGTGATCGTGCTCGGTACGATTTTCGGCTGTGTATGGCTGCTGTGGGCAACCCGCAAGAGCCAGACCACCGACACCGAGACGGACCGTACCACCGGCCATTCCTTCGATGGTATCGAGGAATACGACAACCCGCTGCCGAAGTGGTGGTTTTACCTGTTCCTGGCAACCTGCGTGTTCGCTCTCGGCTACCTGGTCCTGTATCCCGGCCTCGGTAACTTCAAGGGCATTCTGGGCTGGACCTCCGTCAATCAGTGGGAGGCCGAGGTGGCTGACGCTGAGGAAAAATACGGCGAGATTTACGCCCAGTTCGGTAACACCCCGGTAGTAGAGTTGGCCAACAACGATGATGCCCTGAAAATCGGTCAGCGCCTGTATGCCAACAACTGCCAGGTTTGCCACGGCTCAGCGGCTCGCGGCCAAATCGGCTTCCCGAACCTGACCGACGATGATTGGCTCTACGGCGGCACACCGGAAGACATCCTGAATACCCTGCACAACGGTCGTATGGGCGCCATGCCGGCCAAAGGCGTCATGCCCAACATGACCGGCGAGCAGGTGGACCAGGTCGTTAACTACGTGCTCAGCTTCAGCGGCCGGGAAAAGGACGCCGAAGCCGCCAAAGCCGGTGAAGCCGTCTTCGCCCAAGGTTGCGCAGCCTGTCACGGCGCCGACGCCAAAGGCAATCAAGCGGTCGGTGCACCTAACCTGACCGACAACATCTGGCTTTATGGCTCCACCTACGAGTGGATCAAGGAAACCGTAGTTCATGGTCGCCAGAACCAGATGCCCGCGCAAAGCGGTCGTCTGACTGAAGATCAGATTCAGATACTCGCTGCTTACGTATACAGCTTGTCCAACTGA
- the ccoG gene encoding cytochrome c oxidase accessory protein CcoG: protein MSSEIPVKQIDPSSDPSDNNNKPGSVELYASRKKIYVKEVKGFFQRIRNVSLLLLMGMYFLFVWITQDGQPLILFDLPAREFHLFGLTFYPKDFILLSGMLIISAFGLFFITTLFGRVWCGYTCPQTVWTFIFMWVEERIEGSRNKRMKLDQAPGSGSKLFKKSAKHTIWMLIALATGLTFVGYFYPIRELIADIFTLQANGWAYFWVAFFTVATYLNAGWMREQVCLYMCPYARFQSVMFDPDTRVVSYDPNRGEPRGGRKKGVDPAEAGLGDCIDCGQCVQVCPTGIDIRDGLQYECIGCALCIDACDEIMDKMDYPRGLIRYTTENELEGKPSKLLRPRTFGYGAALLLMMGAIAFTIATRVPGQMDALRDRGALYSFNGQGRIENSYTLKIANMTEVPQTFVLSVQGLDDIQILTQTSITVQSGENRSLPTVVDVPPESISQSNNEIFFRAQSETDETLMLETESRFVGPTR, encoded by the coding sequence ATGAGCAGTGAGATTCCGGTCAAGCAAATCGACCCATCTTCTGACCCCTCCGATAACAACAATAAACCCGGAAGCGTTGAACTTTACGCGAGTCGAAAGAAGATCTACGTCAAAGAAGTCAAAGGCTTCTTTCAGCGCATCAGGAACGTCAGCCTGCTGCTGCTCATGGGTATGTACTTCCTGTTTGTGTGGATCACTCAGGATGGCCAACCGCTGATCCTGTTTGATCTTCCCGCCCGGGAGTTTCACCTCTTTGGGCTCACCTTCTACCCGAAGGATTTCATCCTGCTGTCGGGGATGCTGATCATCTCGGCCTTTGGCCTGTTTTTTATCACCACCCTGTTCGGCCGGGTCTGGTGCGGTTACACCTGCCCACAAACCGTGTGGACGTTCATTTTCATGTGGGTGGAAGAACGCATCGAGGGCAGTCGGAATAAGCGCATGAAACTGGACCAGGCGCCCGGGTCCGGTAGCAAATTGTTCAAGAAATCCGCCAAGCACACGATCTGGATGCTGATCGCCCTGGCCACCGGTCTGACCTTTGTGGGTTATTTCTACCCGATCCGCGAACTGATTGCCGACATCTTTACGCTGCAGGCCAATGGCTGGGCCTATTTCTGGGTCGCATTCTTTACCGTCGCCACCTATCTCAACGCTGGCTGGATGCGCGAACAGGTTTGCCTGTACATGTGCCCTTACGCCCGCTTCCAGTCGGTCATGTTTGATCCCGACACCCGGGTGGTATCTTACGACCCCAATCGGGGCGAACCCCGTGGCGGTCGCAAGAAGGGTGTAGACCCGGCCGAGGCTGGCCTGGGTGACTGCATTGATTGCGGTCAGTGTGTCCAGGTCTGCCCCACCGGCATCGACATTCGTGATGGCCTGCAATACGAGTGCATTGGCTGCGCGCTGTGCATCGACGCCTGCGACGAGATCATGGATAAGATGGACTACCCGAGAGGCCTGATCCGTTACACCACGGAAAATGAGCTTGAGGGCAAACCGTCCAAGTTGCTGCGCCCGCGGACCTTCGGCTACGGTGCGGCCTTGCTGCTCATGATGGGCGCGATAGCGTTCACGATCGCTACCCGTGTTCCGGGTCAAATGGATGCGCTCCGTGACCGCGGCGCACTTTACAGTTTCAATGGCCAGGGCCGGATTGAGAATTCCTACACCCTGAAGATCGCCAACATGACCGAAGTGCCCCAGACCTTCGTACTGTCGGTACAGGGCCTGGATGACATTCAGATTCTGACGCAGACCTCGATCACTGTTCAGAGCGGCGAGAACAGATCGCTGCCGACCGTGGTCGACGTGCCGCCGGAATCGATCAGTCAGTCCAATAACGAGATCTTCTTCCGCGCGCAATCCGAAACGGATGAAACGCTGATGCTGGAAACTGAGAGCCGATTTGTCGGTCCAACGCGCTGA
- a CDS encoding FixH family protein → MTEQAPIAPWYRQPWFWFLTIFPIAAIIWCISMIIVATNLDDTMVTDDYSKEGRGINLQIARDQKAADLGMMAEMAFDQRTIALDLSTAQGPAEFPYLILNLFHPTLADRDRTVQFQKVGTGQYRGNMLEDIDGRWYYDLRGPDNDWRLKGEAWLPAENGLTVSSEGTVQE, encoded by the coding sequence ATGACTGAACAAGCCCCGATAGCCCCCTGGTATCGTCAGCCCTGGTTCTGGTTTCTGACCATCTTTCCCATTGCTGCCATTATCTGGTGTATCTCTATGATCATCGTGGCAACCAACCTCGACGACACCATGGTCACTGACGACTATTCCAAGGAAGGTCGTGGCATCAACCTGCAGATCGCCCGCGATCAAAAAGCGGCTGATCTCGGTATGATGGCGGAAATGGCTTTCGACCAGCGCACCATTGCCCTTGACCTCAGCACCGCCCAGGGCCCGGCAGAGTTCCCCTATCTGATCCTGAACCTGTTCCACCCTACATTGGCCGACCGAGACCGAACCGTGCAATTCCAGAAAGTCGGTACCGGGCAATACCGTGGCAACATGCTTGAAGATATAGATGGTCGCTGGTACTACGATCTGCGCGGGCCGGACAACGATTGGCGCCTGAAAGGCGAAGCCTGGCTGCCCGCTGAGAACGGCCTGACCGTAAGCTCAGAAGGTACTGTTCAAGAGTGA
- a CDS encoding heavy metal translocating P-type ATPase, whose translation MIRECFHCGEPAPGEPAITLDLRGQVRHFCCQGCKAVCETIHREGLTGFYDIRTEPAVTPRELARTELERIRELDHPLIQNTFVTPVKAGQEAQLLIGGITCAACIWLLENHMKQQPGMLTFTVNHTTQRARLVWASDQTRLSDLLIAIDQLGYTARPYQPDEAEQLLRAEHRSMLIRLVLAGIGSFQSMMLAFPLYFEMVNDLSPDFVSFFRWFSLLIATPVVFYSARPFFSNALRDLKTRHLTMDVPVAIAIGLAYLASAWVTAFGGEEVYFESVCMFTFFLLLGRYIEVQARFRAGLTGNALAGFQPGVAARVRGEDVDVVPTRTIEPGDIIRVRPGETLPVDGEIVSGQSTLNEAALTGEYLPEPRNPGDQVHAGSINGEHPLDIRVTKAGSQTRLSSIMRVLDRVQSEKPPVSLMADRMAGKFVARVLILAPIVWLGWWLAGADNAFDITLSVLVVTCPCALSLATPTAITAATVKLRRLGFLPTRGHTLESMNTVDTVVFDKTGTLTRGELNLVHTTLLGSQDETTCLRLAAGLEKHSEHPVARVFHDRSSSAVEQVRNHLGGGLSGKLGDQNLFIGHQDFVQGFVSTPAPKSPGAPGMEIWLASDNEWLACFALDDQPRPDAAQAIRELRDLGIRTLLLSGDRSGHVEQVARTLGITEAIGQASPEQKLEVLERLKGEGRQIMMVGDGLNDLPSMAGAGISVAMGSAADLTQLHADAVLLNGQLVQLIEALKTSRKTRKVIRQNLMWALVYNVCALPLAAAGMVPPWLAAIGMSISSLIVVLNALRLGKASTQPQHQHNPAVGAQVAS comes from the coding sequence GTGATCCGAGAGTGCTTCCACTGCGGCGAGCCGGCCCCCGGCGAACCGGCCATTACCCTGGATCTCCGGGGCCAGGTCCGGCACTTCTGCTGCCAGGGTTGCAAGGCGGTCTGTGAAACCATCCATCGCGAGGGACTGACCGGGTTCTATGACATCCGCACTGAACCCGCAGTTACCCCCCGCGAGCTGGCACGCACCGAACTGGAACGGATTCGGGAACTCGACCACCCCCTGATTCAGAACACCTTTGTAACGCCGGTGAAAGCGGGCCAGGAAGCTCAGCTATTGATCGGTGGCATCACCTGCGCCGCCTGCATCTGGTTACTTGAAAACCACATGAAGCAGCAGCCCGGTATGCTTACCTTCACCGTTAATCACACCACGCAACGCGCCCGACTGGTGTGGGCATCGGACCAGACCCGGCTCAGCGATCTGCTGATTGCCATTGACCAGCTCGGCTATACTGCCCGCCCCTACCAACCCGATGAAGCGGAGCAACTGCTGAGAGCCGAACATCGCTCCATGCTGATCCGGTTGGTACTGGCGGGCATTGGCTCGTTCCAGAGCATGATGCTGGCGTTCCCGCTTTACTTTGAAATGGTGAACGACCTCTCCCCCGACTTTGTCAGCTTCTTTCGCTGGTTCAGCCTTCTGATCGCCACCCCGGTGGTGTTTTACAGTGCGCGGCCATTCTTCAGTAACGCCCTACGAGACCTGAAGACTCGGCATCTCACCATGGACGTGCCGGTGGCGATTGCCATTGGCCTGGCCTATCTGGCCAGCGCCTGGGTAACGGCGTTTGGTGGCGAGGAAGTTTATTTCGAGTCAGTGTGCATGTTCACCTTTTTCCTGTTGCTGGGCCGCTATATCGAAGTTCAGGCCCGATTTCGGGCCGGCCTGACCGGCAACGCCCTGGCCGGTTTCCAGCCCGGCGTTGCAGCCCGGGTGCGCGGCGAAGACGTGGACGTGGTGCCAACCCGTACCATAGAGCCGGGAGACATCATCCGGGTCCGTCCCGGAGAAACCCTGCCGGTGGATGGTGAAATCGTCAGTGGCCAATCCACGCTCAACGAAGCCGCTTTGACCGGGGAGTATCTACCGGAACCCCGCAACCCGGGCGATCAGGTGCACGCCGGCAGTATCAACGGCGAACATCCACTGGATATCCGGGTTACCAAGGCCGGCTCCCAGACTCGCTTGTCCAGCATCATGCGGGTACTTGACCGGGTGCAGTCTGAGAAACCGCCGGTCTCACTGATGGCGGACCGGATGGCCGGCAAATTTGTTGCGCGGGTACTGATTCTGGCACCCATTGTCTGGCTTGGCTGGTGGCTGGCCGGTGCCGATAATGCCTTCGACATCACCCTGTCGGTGCTGGTGGTCACCTGCCCCTGCGCACTGTCGCTGGCGACACCGACTGCCATTACCGCGGCCACCGTAAAACTGCGCCGCCTCGGGTTTCTGCCAACTCGTGGACACACTCTGGAATCCATGAATACCGTGGATACCGTTGTTTTCGACAAGACCGGCACCCTGACTCGCGGCGAATTGAATCTGGTCCATACCACCCTCCTGGGCAGCCAGGATGAGACCACCTGCCTGAGATTGGCCGCCGGACTGGAAAAACACTCGGAACATCCGGTTGCCCGGGTTTTCCACGATCGCTCATCTTCAGCGGTGGAACAGGTGCGCAACCATCTGGGGGGCGGACTGTCCGGAAAACTCGGCGACCAGAACCTGTTCATCGGTCACCAGGACTTTGTCCAGGGTTTTGTCAGTACGCCCGCACCAAAATCACCGGGCGCCCCGGGCATGGAAATCTGGCTGGCGTCAGACAACGAATGGCTGGCGTGCTTCGCGCTGGATGACCAACCTCGACCAGATGCCGCCCAGGCCATCCGCGAATTGCGGGACCTCGGTATTCGGACCCTGCTACTCAGTGGTGACCGCTCCGGACATGTCGAGCAGGTGGCGCGAACCCTTGGTATTACGGAGGCCATTGGGCAGGCTTCGCCCGAGCAGAAGCTTGAGGTACTGGAACGGCTCAAGGGTGAAGGCCGGCAGATCATGATGGTGGGAGACGGACTCAATGACCTGCCCTCCATGGCCGGCGCCGGGATTTCTGTTGCCATGGGATCAGCTGCGGATCTGACCCAGTTGCACGCCGATGCCGTACTGCTGAATGGGCAGCTAGTGCAGCTGATCGAGGCCCTCAAAACCAGCCGCAAAACTCGCAAAGTGATACGTCAGAACCTAATGTGGGCGTTGGTGTACAACGTTTGCGCCCTGCCGTTGGCCGCCGCGGGCATGGTTCCACCCTGGCTTGCCGCAATTGGCATGTCGATCAGCTCCCTGATCGTGGTCCTGAACGCCCTGCGCCTTGGCAAAGCCTCCACCCAACCCCAGCATCAGCATAATCCAGCGGTTGGCGCTCAGGTTGCGTCCTGA
- the ccoS gene encoding cbb3-type cytochrome oxidase assembly protein CcoS: MILVPLVLIVVALGIVLFSWAVKNGQYDDLEGPAHRILYDDDKDMIPDEARTDLPTDNSDEKSSNPEPDADKDSPKHP, encoded by the coding sequence ATGATTCTGGTCCCACTGGTCCTGATTGTCGTTGCCCTGGGTATTGTCCTGTTTTCCTGGGCGGTCAAGAACGGCCAGTATGATGACCTGGAAGGCCCGGCCCACCGGATCCTGTACGACGACGACAAGGACATGATCCCGGACGAAGCTCGCACCGATCTGCCGACCGACAACAGCGACGAGAAATCGAGTAATCCCGAACCAGACGCTGACAAGGATTCACCGAAACACCCATGA
- a CDS encoding sulfite exporter TauE/SafE family protein, which produces MSPELYLSYPSAFLIGLLGSTHCLGMCGGISASLSMALPVGSGFRFRQSLMLLAFNFGRITSYAVIAAGVALLSTSAADQWAELGGLLRTIAGLLLILMGLSMAQWWQGIRYVERIGAPVWAKLSPLTRRLLPVRHPGQALALGVLWGWLPCGLIYSTLGWAALQPSVGSAALTMMFFGLGTLPSMLATGYAAGWIKGLQGNRLFRKGTAVMLIVFGLWTLPLTAFMSH; this is translated from the coding sequence ATGAGTCCGGAACTCTACCTCAGTTATCCCAGTGCCTTTCTGATTGGCTTGCTCGGAAGCACCCACTGTCTGGGAATGTGCGGGGGCATTAGCGCATCGCTGTCCATGGCTCTGCCAGTCGGCTCCGGATTCCGGTTCCGGCAATCACTCATGCTGCTGGCCTTCAATTTCGGGCGCATTACCAGTTATGCGGTTATCGCAGCCGGCGTGGCCCTGTTGAGCACGTCCGCCGCCGACCAATGGGCCGAACTTGGTGGATTGTTGCGAACGATCGCCGGACTACTGTTGATCCTGATGGGACTGTCGATGGCGCAGTGGTGGCAGGGGATCCGATACGTGGAGCGCATTGGCGCGCCGGTGTGGGCCAAACTGTCGCCGCTGACCCGCCGATTACTGCCGGTGCGACATCCGGGTCAGGCACTGGCACTGGGCGTGTTGTGGGGCTGGCTGCCCTGCGGCCTGATTTACAGCACCCTTGGTTGGGCTGCGCTGCAACCCTCTGTCGGCTCGGCCGCGCTCACCATGATGTTCTTTGGACTTGGCACCCTGCCGTCGATGCTGGCAACCGGCTACGCCGCGGGCTGGATCAAGGGATTGCAAGGTAACCGGTTATTCAGGAAGGGAACGGCGGTCATGCTGATCGTGTTCGGGCTGTGGACGCTGCCGCTGACTGCGTTTATGAGCCATTGA
- the ttcA gene encoding tRNA 2-thiocytidine(32) synthetase TtcA, with the protein MSEAMIARSEQGQSAESERHQKLELNKLQKRLRHDVGQAIADFSMIEAGDKVMCCLSGGKDSYAMLDILLALQKSAPVAFDLIAVNLDQKQPGFPEEVLPEYLNALGIEYHIIEKDTYSIVKEKVPEGKTTCGLCSRLRRGILYNFAEEHGVTKIALGHHRDDLLETLFLNMFYGGKMKSMPPVLHSDDGRNTVIRPLAYSREKDIARYAELREFPIIPCNLCGSQENLQRQVIKDMFQSWDKQHPGRLETMFRALCNVEPSHLADNKLYDFREGERRGSTVKSTEVTSAKGQEVQSTEPEDMASFGRLDVLNI; encoded by the coding sequence ATGTCCGAAGCTATGATCGCCCGTTCCGAACAAGGCCAGAGCGCTGAGTCTGAGCGCCACCAGAAACTGGAACTCAACAAGCTGCAAAAACGCCTGCGCCATGACGTCGGACAGGCGATAGCCGACTTTTCCATGATTGAGGCTGGCGACAAAGTGATGTGCTGCCTGTCTGGTGGCAAGGATTCCTACGCCATGCTGGATATTCTGCTGGCCTTGCAGAAGAGCGCTCCGGTTGCCTTTGACCTGATCGCCGTTAATCTCGACCAGAAACAGCCAGGATTTCCAGAGGAAGTACTGCCGGAATACCTGAATGCGCTGGGTATCGAGTACCACATCATAGAAAAAGATACCTACAGCATTGTTAAGGAAAAGGTTCCAGAGGGAAAAACCACCTGTGGTCTCTGCTCCCGGCTGCGCCGCGGCATCCTCTACAATTTTGCCGAAGAGCACGGCGTGACCAAGATCGCGCTGGGTCACCACCGTGATGACCTGCTGGAAACCCTGTTCCTGAACATGTTCTACGGCGGCAAAATGAAGTCCATGCCACCGGTCCTGCACAGCGATGACGGGCGCAACACAGTCATCCGTCCGCTGGCGTACAGCCGGGAGAAAGACATTGCCCGCTACGCTGAGCTCAGGGAATTCCCGATCATCCCCTGCAACCTGTGTGGCTCGCAGGAAAACCTGCAACGCCAGGTCATCAAGGATATGTTCCAGAGCTGGGACAAACAGCACCCGGGCCGTCTGGAAACCATGTTCCGCGCCCTGTGCAACGTAGAGCCTTCGCACCTTGCTGATAACAAGCTCTATGATTTCCGCGAAGGGGAGCGTCGGGGTTCCACGGTTAAGAGTACCGAGGTTACGAGTGCCAAGGGACAGGAGGTTCAGTCCACCGAGCCCGAAGATATGGCCAGTTTCGGTCGTTTGGACGTGTTGAACATCTAG